The DNA sequence GAGGGGACCTGGCCGACCAGCGTTTCCTCGCCGCCACGGGGATCCCCCGGATCGACGTCGTGGACTCCACCGGCTCCACCAACGCCGACCTCCTGCGCGGTGTCACGGTGGACCCTGGGGCCTGGCCGGACCTCTCCGTCCTGACGGCCGAGTACCAGACAGCCGCACGGGGACGCCTGGACAGGCGGTGGGAGGCGCCCCCGCTGAGCTCGGTGTCTGTCTCGGTGGTGCTGCGTCCGGTCAATGCGGAGGGCAGGCCCCTCCCCACCCAGAGCTACTCCTGGCTGTCCCTCATCGCAGCCCTGGCGCTGCGTGAAACGCTGCTGGAAACGGCGGGCCTCCCGGCCGAGCTCAAATGGCCCAACGATGTCCTGGTGCGCGGCAGGAAGATCGCCGGCATCCTGGCCCAGCTGGGCCCCATGGTGGACGGCAGCGTGCCCCCCGTGATCCTGGGGACCGGGCTGAACGTCACCCTGCGCGAAAGCGAACTTCCGGTTCCCACTGCCACGTCCGTGGCCATCGAAGGTGCCCGCACCACCGACCGCACCGCGCTGCTGAAAAGCTACCTGTCCCACTTCGCGGTCCTGTACCGCAGTTTCTGCAACGCCGACGGCGACCCGACGGCCGGCATGGCGGGGGGCCCTTCGCTGCACAAAAGAGTGGAGGCCGTCATGGTCACCCTGGGAAAGCAGGTACGCGCGCAGCTGCCCGGCGACCACGAAATCATTGGGCATGCCTCCCGGCTGGATGACTACGGCTCCCTGCTGGTGGTGGACCGGGACTCGCACGAGCACGTGGTCACCGCCGGGGACGTGGTGCACCTGCGGCCCTGGACATCCCCGGACGCGCCAAACCAGGGTGGGTATGCGTAAAACCCTCGTGCCAGGGGAGC is a window from the Arthrobacter sp. NicSoilC5 genome containing:
- a CDS encoding biotin--[acetyl-CoA-carboxylase] ligase — encoded protein: MDDAHAPGSPLNRGDLADQRFLAATGIPRIDVVDSTGSTNADLLRGVTVDPGAWPDLSVLTAEYQTAARGRLDRRWEAPPLSSVSVSVVLRPVNAEGRPLPTQSYSWLSLIAALALRETLLETAGLPAELKWPNDVLVRGRKIAGILAQLGPMVDGSVPPVILGTGLNVTLRESELPVPTATSVAIEGARTTDRTALLKSYLSHFAVLYRSFCNADGDPTAGMAGGPSLHKRVEAVMVTLGKQVRAQLPGDHEIIGHASRLDDYGSLLVVDRDSHEHVVTAGDVVHLRPWTSPDAPNQGGYA